One genomic region from Phragmites australis chromosome 1, lpPhrAust1.1, whole genome shotgun sequence encodes:
- the LOC133883477 gene encoding nuclear polyadenylated RNA-binding protein 3-like produces MVEVEEEEDEKEKAIANDEVIARAIHDTELISATEETTEAIVSDEAIVSDDAIAHLLAEEVEMGGDSDTDDSVEEEEDEEMGGNFDTDEEEEEEEEMGGNSDMTNNDKEEEGEEMSGNSDMTSDDRRRRRRMRRCATPT; encoded by the coding sequence atggtggaggtggaggaggaggaggatgagaaggagAAAGCGATTGCCAATGACGAGGTGATCGCTCGTGCCATCCATGACACAGAACTCATCAGCGCAACCGAGGAAACGACAGAGGCCATTGTCAGTGACGAGGCCATTGTCAGTGACGACGCCATCGCACACCTcttggcggaggaggtggagatgggcGGTGACTCCGACACTGATGAtagcgtggaggaggaggaggatgaggagatgggtgGCAACTTTGACactgacgaggaggaggaggaggaggaggagatgggcggcAACTCCGACATGACTAACAacgacaaggaggaggagggtgaagAGATGAGTGGCAACTCCGATATGACCAGTGatgacaggaggaggaggaggaggatgaggagatgtgCGACTCCGACATGA